The sequence ttgataaaaaaaaatattagtgttTTATAGTATATAATTGAGAAGCTTAAGTATGAAGTTATCTAAATACTTACACTacttttgaatgaatgtaaaatttattcaaccaaaaatctctttgttacaaaatatgcatattTAGATCAAGCTTTCATTTGAAATAAAGTTGTTCATCCAtatatctaataattcaattacaaaatgagaaaacttatttgaagtattaaaaaaaatcattgtcaaaaatttatttttcaaaatttcaacaattaaaaaaactaaaaaaaaaaaaaaaaaaaaacaaattactaacacaattgttaaaaaaacattaagccATAAGCGTGTGTATAGCACGGATATATCTagttttttatgtaaaaaatgacaaatttataagaaaataaaccatataaatcATTGACAACACACAATTGgtaacaaaaacatatgaagGGAActacaatttaattttatttaccgACTACATCAAAATAAATACGAGAGAGCAAATCAAACAAGTCTCACTGAGTGTTTGAGGCAAATTTTTGTCCTATTTTGCTCTAAATAATcttcttattgtttttaataatcattttgTAATATTCTTGCTTAACATTTGGGAAGATCAAGTGGTGGCGGTGGCAACGTGGTCGCCTTGGTCGGTCCGTTTTCAACCACAAATATCATCCCTAGTCCGAACGGCAAGTGAACATCGATATGACAATGCATAATCCACGCACCTGAACCAATATGTTATCCAATATTTTAGGTTTCGTGCATTAATTGTAAAATAGCATAATGAAAGAATTGGACTGAAAGAGTTCTTACCTGGATTATCAGCAGTGAAACGGGTCACGGCCCATCCACCAACAGGCACAGCCAAAGTGTTACGGAATTGCGGGTTAACGAGATTGAACTTGCTTCGGTCACGGTTGGCGTTATAATTACCAAACCCTTGAGCCAAAACATGGAAATTGAATCCGTGAAGATGCATGGGATGACTCTCCGCCGCGATAAGCGCATGGTTCTGCAATACCAACTCCACCGTCGTATTGAATTTCAAAACCTTGGCGCTCGTTGTCTTTTGAGCGAACAAAAGTCCGGGGTTCGTCTGAGTTATGTTCGGGTCAGTGTAATCGAACTTAACCGGAGGCTGGTCTGGGAAATCCGGCGTGAAAATCCCGTCGACGCCGTGGAACACAGCTTCCAAGATCGATAGCTTTTTAGGTAACACGAAAGAGTGGTTGCTCATAGAAGCTGAAAATTTTGGACACGTGGTGTTATCTGCGCATGCTTCTAGCCCGAGCCCGATGGTTACGAACATCTCTTCTTCCACGTGGCGAGGTACTGGTACGTAGTGAGGTCCATCGACTAAGCTAGTGAGGCTGGAGTAGAATTTGTGAGCAGTTAACGTGTCGAAGAAGGAAGGTAGTTTCGGCATCAACACGCGCTTCGTTCGCTGTGATTTCGACGCGCCAGCGTAGTGGATGACGCCTCTGGTGGTGGTGTTGGGGAAAGGGACGGATGGTGCGCTGGCGTAAGGATGAGCCGCCATGTAGTAGGAGGTGTCGATGGACTGATCGGCGAAGAGGAGTGCGTCAACGGTTTGACCCGGTGCGATTGCGATGACGTCGGTTACGTAAGGGGCGGTGTAGACTGCGTCAGCGCCGACAACTGTCAGCCTGTGATTGGCTATCTTGAAAAACATTTGCATGTTCATTGCCGCGTTTATGATGCGAAGTAAGTATCTCTTTCCTTTTACCACGTCTAGGCTAAACATTCCTATTTTGATTCATAATGAAAGgattaattagtaaaatgttAAGTTTTATTCAAACAGTATGGTTAGAAATTTGGTTATTTAGTTGttttaatttggtcattttactaattagtaaatattttggttttgggttttttttagttgttgatCTTTTGACTCACTGTCTTTGGAGCATGGATATAGGTTTCCAGGAAGGCCATTGATCGTATAGGCGTCGGAATTGTTTGGAGGAACTCCGGTGGCGATTGCAGTCTCCTCTAACGCGACTACATCGGTGTTCCACCAttcacctgttttttttttttttaatataaaagttaagatattaatatatatatagtactgtttttataataatgtagaACATCGAATACTTTGATTTGGCCAATTCCAGCTACTGAAGTATATAGACGTTTCAATTTTAAAAGACAAGGACCAACACCCGTACGTCATTAACCAACTGAAGTTATACTGAACGTGTGCGATTAAGTATTaactatttatataatttaatatcactataacacacaaaaagaaaagaaaaaaaaaagactgaggAGTACGACGCATTTAACTTTTAACaacaaatgaaatattatttgtcctaataatatatatctagcTTATAATATAGTTAGTATAtaatccagtttttttttttttataaaacatatactaTTTTGAGACATACCAAATAAGATGGGGACCTCTTTGTGAGGTTTGGGAAACGGGTAAGAGTGGCCGGATTTTGGGCGGATGATGATAGCACCGTATACGGTGGCGCGTAGGAAAGAAGAGTGTGCGTGCCACCACAAGGTACCTTCTTGGCCGGTGATGTTGAATCTGTAAGCGTATCTCTTGCCAGGCTGAATTGGGCACTGCGTTATCATACTTGGTCCATCTGCCCAAACTGTTAGTCTATGGAAGATCCCGTGCCTGTGTCGTCGTGTACGTACacaaaatattaagataattaaacttgttgaaaatttgaacacaaatacaaaaataaaaatcgttaaaccttttaacaaaaatcaaaacgaaaaaaaaaacattcatctTTTAGATAAGTAcgttttgttaaaatataactATACTGTGATCATAACCCTAATTAATTTCGAAGGAAAAAAGAAGGACCGAAGTGACTATACTCCAAATATGAAATAtctacatatattaattttatatttcgaaaacAACGTTGAGTATTCTATGCGAGAAAGGAAATAACTAAGAGACGGTGAAAGGCGAACGTCTAGTAAAGCCAAACTACGAAAACGTAATCATGTATTAGTTAAGCaaactattaatatataaattaaaacgaGGTTACCGTAATCAACTAATTGAGTACCAATGAATTGTGATGTTATGAGGTGAATTGTTGAGGACGTGAATAACGAGCGAGTCACCCTCCTTAACGCGTATTGTTGGTCCAGGCAGGCTTCCGTTTACGACCGTTACCACTTGCCGTTTGCACAGCCGAGACACCG comes from Camelina sativa cultivar DH55 chromosome 19, Cs, whole genome shotgun sequence and encodes:
- the LOC104764616 gene encoding laccase-7 — its product is MEGVRVSLACALLLFAVSSIASAAIVEHTFNVQNLTVSRLCKRQVVTVVNGSLPGPTIRVKEGDSLVIHVLNNSPHNITIHWHGIFHRLTVWADGPSMITQCPIQPGKRYAYRFNITGQEGTLWWHAHSSFLRATVYGAIIIRPKSGHSYPFPKPHKEVPILFGEWWNTDVVALEETAIATGVPPNNSDAYTINGLPGNLYPCSKDRMFSLDVVKGKRYLLRIINAAMNMQMFFKIANHRLTVVGADAVYTAPYVTDVIAIAPGQTVDALLFADQSIDTSYYMAAHPYASAPSVPFPNTTTRGVIHYAGASKSQRTKRVLMPKLPSFFDTLTAHKFYSSLTSLVDGPHYVPVPRHVEEEMFVTIGLGLEACADNTTCPKFSASMSNHSFVLPKKLSILEAVFHGVDGIFTPDFPDQPPVKFDYTDPNITQTNPGLLFAQKTTSAKVLKFNTTVELVLQNHALIAAESHPMHLHGFNFHVLAQGFGNYNANRDRSKFNLVNPQFRNTLAVPVGGWAVTRFTADNPGAWIMHCHIDVHLPFGLGMIFVVENGPTKATTLPPPPLDLPKC